Proteins encoded together in one Oreochromis aureus strain Israel breed Guangdong linkage group 23, ZZ_aureus, whole genome shotgun sequence window:
- the LOC116332114 gene encoding receptor activity-modifying protein 1-like: MALETALLLKAGFVLLMAAQVLASVSGCNRGVYKFFINDLCLANFTFNMENLDRGLWCSWKDTMEIYEGLTNCTYQVALRMNCFWPNQIVDRFFMEIHQIYFHDCALTGRLLHDPPISILAPFITVPVLVTLLMTAVVVWRSKRTQGML; encoded by the exons ATGGCTCTGGAGACCGCCTTGCTCCTGAAAGCAGGGTTTGTGCTGCTGATGGCAG CTCAAGTCCTTGCATCAGTGTCTGGCTGTAACAGGGGAGTCTACAAGTTTTTTATCAATGATCTCTGCTTGGCGAATTTCACATTCAACATGGAAAATCTGGATCGAGGTTTATGGTGCAGCTGGAAGGACACAATGGA GATCTATGAGGGACTCACAAACTGCACATACCAGGTGGCCTTGAGGATGAACTGCTTCTGGCCAAATCAGATAGTCGACCGTTTCTTCATGGAGATTCATCAGATCTACTTTCATGACTGCGCTCTGACTGGTCGGCTCCTGCATGACCCACCGATTAGCATCCTCGCCCCATTTATCACAGTGCCTGTACTGGTCACCCTGCTCATGACTGCTGTAGTGGTGTGGAGGAGCAAACGCACACAGGGAATGCTATAG